A window from Telopea speciosissima isolate NSW1024214 ecotype Mountain lineage chromosome 8, Tspe_v1, whole genome shotgun sequence encodes these proteins:
- the LOC122670942 gene encoding putative pentatricopeptide repeat-containing protein At1g74580 gives MSPALLPKHVAAVVKYQKDPIRALDMFNSAAKEDGFKHTLFTYKCMVEKLGFHGEFKAMEGVLADMRLNIYSSLVEGVYIGAMRNYGRRGKIQEAVDTFERMDFFNCEPSVKSYNVIMNILVENSYFDQAHKVYLRMLDKKIFPDVYTFTIRMKSFCRTSRPQAALKLLKNMPSQGCEPNAVAYCTVIGGFYEEDYRIEACELFNEMFENDLCPDISTFNKLIHTLCKKGNTQESRKLLNKILKRGVSPNLFTFNIFIRGLCREDKLNEATRLLDHMGRVGLSPDVITYNTLICGLCKSSKVVEAESYLHKMVNEGYGPDDFTYNTIINGHCKLGVVENAFKILKDAIFKGFVPDQVTYCSLINGLCQEGDIDRAMEVFNEALAKGLKANITIYNSLVKGLSQQGLILQALQLMNNMLEDGCSPNIWTYNIVINGLCKMGYVSDAHNLMNDAIAKGFLPDVFTFNTLIDGYCKQFRLHNAVEIVDRMWTHGVTPDVVTYNSVLNGLCKAGKAEDVMETFKEMVGKGCAPNVITYNILIESLCKVKKVKEALELFAKMENEELSLDAVSFGTLIHGFCENSDLEGAYQLFRRMEQQVHFHPVTATYNVMINKFCEKLNISMAEKLFHEMGDRGCSPDAFTFRVLIDGFCKTGNVDSGYMFLLDMIDRGFIPSLTTFGRVMNCLCVNHRVDEAVGIIRLMVGKGIVPDIVDTIFESNKKVVAAPKILVEDLLKKGHITYYAYELLYDGIRDKKLLKKRQRKRPQNSHI, from the coding sequence ATGAGTCCTGCTTTGCTACCCAAACATGTAGCTGCCGTAGTGAAATATCAGAAGGATCCTATCCGGGCCCTAGATATGTTTAATTCAGCTGCTAAGGAAGATGGGTTCAAGCATACCTTGTTCACCTACAAATGCATGGTTGAAAAGCTTGGTTTTCATGGAGAGTTCAAAGCAATGGAGGGTGTTCTAGCAGATATGAGGTTGAATATTTATAGTAGCCTAGTTGAAGGAGTATACATTGGAGCCATGAGAAATTATGGAAGGCGTGGTAAGATCCAAGAGGCTGTTGACACATTTGAGAGGATGGATTTCTTTAATTGTGAACCATCTGTTAAATCATATAATGTGATAATGAACATCTTGGTTGAAAACAGCTATTTTGATCAAGCTCACAAAGTTTATTTGAGAATGTTGGACAAAAAGATTTTTCCTGATGTGTACACCTTCACAATTAGGATGAAATCCTTTTGTAGAACAAGCAGGCCTCAAGCTGCTCTGAAGCTTCTTAAAAATATGCCTTCCCAAGGGTGTGAGCCTAATGCAGTTGCATATTGTACTGTAATTGGTGGGTTTTATGAAGAGGATTATCGAATTGAGGCCTGTGAATTGTTTAATGAAATGTTTGAGAATGATCTTTGCCCTGACATATCAACATTTAATAAGCTTATACACACACTTTGCAAGAAGGGGAATACCCAAGAGAGTAGGAAACTTCTCAACAAGATCCTAAAAAGGGGGGTCTCCCCAAATTTGTTTACGTTCAACATATTCATTCGGGGCCTTTGTAGGGAGGACAAGCTAAATGAAGCTACCCGTTTGCTTGATCATATGGGTAGAGTAGGGCTTTCCCCTGATGTCATTACATATAATACACTAATCTGTGGATTGTGCAAGAGCTCTAAGGTTGTGGAGGCTGAGAGCTATCTGCATAAGATGGTAAATGAAGGGTATGGCCCTGATGATTTCACTTATAACACCATCATCAATGGACATTGCAAATTGGGTGTGGTAGAAAATGCATTTAAGATTCTGAAAGATGCTATTTTCAAGGGGTTTGTTCCTGACCAGGTCACTTATTGCTCCCTGATTAATGGGTTGTGCCAGGAAGGTGACATAGATAGGGCTATGGAGGTGTTTAATGAGGCATTGGCAAAAGGGTTGAAAGCTAACATTACAATCTACAATTCACTAGTCAAAGGATTGTCTCAGCAGGGGCTTATCTTGCAGGCATTGCAGTTAATGAATAACATGTTAGAAGATGGTTGCAGCCCAAATATTTGGACTTACAATATTGTTATAAATGGGTTATGCAAGATGGGTTATGTATCTGATGCTCATAATCTCATGAATGATGCAATAGCGAAAGGGTTCCTTCCTGATGTATTTACCTTTAATACACTGATTGATGGCTACTGTAAGCAATTCAGGCTGCATAATGCTGTGGAGATTGTTGATAGGATGTGGACCCATGGAGTTACTCCTGATGTAGTCACTTATAACTCTGTGTTGAATGGTCTCTGTAAGGCTGGAAAGGCTGAAGATGTCATGGAAACATTCAAAGAAATGGTTGGGAAGGGTTGTGCTCCTAATGTCATCACATATAACATACTTATAGAGAGCCTGTGCAAAGTGAAAAAGGTAAAAGAAGCTTTAGAGTTATTTGCGAAGATGGAAAATGAGGAACTATCTCTAGATGCTGTAAGTTTTGGCACATTGATTCATGGATTTTGTGAGAATAGTGATCTTGAGGGAGCATACCAGCTCTTTAGAAGAATGGAACAGCAAGTTCACTTTCACCCTGTGACTGCAACATATAATGTCATGATAAATAAATTTTGTGAGAAACTTAACATAAGCATGGCTGAAAAGCTTTTTCATGAAATGGGTGACAGAGGCTGCTCACCAGATGCTTTCACGTTCCGTGTCCTGATTGATGGCTTCTGCAAAACGGGGAATGTTGATTCAGGGTATATGTTTCTGTTGGACATGATTGATAGAGGATTTATTCCTTCGTTGACAACATTTGGACGGGTAATGAACTGCCTTTGTGTGAACCATAGAGTTGATGAGGCAGTTGGTATCATTCGCCTTATGGTGGGCAAGGGTATTGTCCCTGATATTGTGGACACAATCTTTGAGTCTAATAAAAAGGTGGTGGCAGCACCTAAAATCCTTGTGGAAGACTTGTTAAAGAAAGGTCATATAACTTATTATGCATATGAACTTCTGTATGATGGCATTAGAGATAAGAAACTACtaaagaaaagacaaagaaagCGACCTCAAAATTCTCATATCTAG
- the LOC122670617 gene encoding ethylene-responsive transcription factor WRI1 — protein sequence MGERRKERYDFIRPHKQEAHFSPPKKTLQMKRSPSSCSSSGSSLEFHNPSSSPPPPSPATSPPIDQQQSKIKRPRRINQQKPRFSNSGKRSSIYRGVTRHRWTGRYEAHLWDKGSWNPIQNKKGRQVYLGAYDDEEAAAHTYDLAALKYWGADTILNFPFPTYDKEYEAMQSVSKEEYLAMLRRKSSGFARGVSKYRGVARHHHNGRWEARIGRVFGNKYLYLGTYSTQEEAAEAYDLAALEYRGLNAVTNFDVSRYLKHLKPHLQRQLLQQQFVHLQQLQRQQQHQQIITTTHLPESQEEATPPPQIPKLGTPDSGNPAHRQNQNQNQSFNVIDPPKEEHPWNHLCIEPGFNPNPLPVPGIGLDEKPSELPELFNYSGFEESIDFFFDGSKESSVSLDVIFENSGGSERGYMVSEEKKKGGENGLMGEGLSSASTTTSVSYPFPITICT from the exons atgggagagagaagaaaggaaagatatGATTTTATAAGACCCCACAAGCAAGAAGCTCATTTTAGTCCCCCCAAAAAAACTCTCCAAATGAAGaggtctccttcttcttgttcttcctctgGTTCATCTCTTGAGTTTCATAATCCATCATCTTCCCCACCTCCTCCTTCCCCTGCAACTTCTCCTCCTATTGATCAGCAACAATCAAAGATCAAACGCCCCAGAAGGATTAACCAACAGAAACCAAGATTCAGTAACTCTGGCAAAAGAAGCTCCATTTACAGAGGAGTCaccag GCATAGATGGACAGGAAGGTATGAAGCTCATCTCTGGGATAAGGGTTCATGGAATCCCATTCAAAACAAGAAAGGCCGACAAG TTTATTTGG GAGcttatgatgatgaagaagccGCAGCTCATACTTACGATCTTGCTGCTCTTAAGTATTGGGGTGCTGATACCATTCTCAATTTTCCg TTTCCTACCTATGATAAGGAATATGAAGCAATGCAGAGTGTGTCTAAGGAAGAGTACTTGGCAATGCTGAGGAGAAAAAGCAGTGGCTTTGCCAGAGGTGTTTCTAAATATCGTGGGGTTGCCAG GCACCATCATAATGGAAGGTGGGAAGCAAGGATCGGTCGTGTTTTTGGGAACAAGTATCTCTACTTGGGCACTTACA GTACCCAAGAAGAAGCGGCTGAAGCATATGACCTTGCTGCCTTGGAGTACAGAGGCTTGAATGCTGTGACCAATTTTGATGTTAGCCGCTACcttaaacatttaaaaccaCATTTACAAAGGCAACTATTACAACAGCAATTTGTGCATCTTCAGCAACTACAAAGGCAACAACAACACCAACAaatcatcaccaccacccaccTCCCTGAATCACAAGAAGAGGCCACTCCCCCACCTCAGATTCCCAAGCTAGGAACACCTGATTCCGGCAATCCCGCTCATcgtcagaatcagaatcagaatcaatcATTTAATGTGATAGACCCACCCAAAGAAGAACACCCATGGAACCACCTCTGTATCGAACCCGGGTTCAACCCAAACCCGCTTCCGGTTCCCGGGATTGGCCTCGATGAAAAACCCAGCGAATTGCCCGAGTTGTTCAATTATTCGGGTTTCGAAGAGAGCATAGATTTCTTCTTTGATGGGAGCAAAGAGAGTAGTGTGAGCTTGGATGTGATTTTTGAGAATTCTGGTGGTTCAGAGAGAGGTTACATGGTTagtgaggagaagaagaaaggaggggagAATGGTTTGATGGGAGAAGGCTTGTCTTCTGCTTCAACAACCACCTCGGTTTCATACCCATTTCCTATTACCATCTGCACttaa